In Polyangium spumosum, the DNA window CCCGCGACGATGCCGTAGACACGCTCGCCGCCCGAGAAGCGGGTGACGCCGGGGCCCACGGCGTCAACCGTGCCGACGTACTCGAGGCCGGGGATGTCGGCCGGTACGCCGGGCGGGGCGGGGTAGTGGCCGGCGCGCTGGAGGAGGTCGGCGCGGTTGACGCCGGCGAGCTGGACGCGGACGCGGACGTGGCCGAAGGCCGGCTCGGGATCGGGCAGGTCGCGGAGCTCGAGGACCTCGGGTCCGCCGGGAGAACGGATGACGACGGCGCGCATGGGCCGCGTGTAAGCGGCGCGCGGCGCGGACGCAAGCCGCGCGGCGGGATCAGGGGGGATTGATGACGGTGCTCGTCACGAAGGTGTCGTTCTGCACGGCCCAGATCTCGATGCGGCCCGGGGCCTCGCCGGTCGCGGGGTCGAAGGTGAGCGGGCCGGACGTGCCCTCGATGTTGATGGAACCGCCCCCGGCGAGCGCGTTTTTCCCCTTGGGCCACTCGGTGGCGGTGATCTTGACGAGGTCACCCGTGGACAGGCGCCCCATGCCCTCGGCCACCTGCCGGCCGTCGTAGTTCGTCCCGTCGCGTGAGGCCCAGATGACGCCGAACGCGCCGACGTACGTGGCGTCGTACGCCTGCGCGGTGAACGAGAAATCGGCCGCGTCCGTCTGGAACTGCGAGTCCATGTTGGCGCGGAAGAGCTCGTACGTCTCGCCCGTGGGGCTCGCGGGCGCCGTGCCCTTCGCGCCCGCGATCATCTGCTTCACCTCGGCGGGCAGGTTCGGGTTGAGCAGGCTCGACGCGTCCTTCGCCCCGTCCGTGAAGAAGAAGCTACGCGCCGCGACCGGCTTGCCCACCATCGCCTTGAGGATCTCGATCGTCGGGTCGGCGCGGACCGTGATCACGAGGACGCCGGCGGGGTTGTACATGTCGATGTCGGAGGCGAGCTTGGCGAGCGCGCCGGGGTCGGTGAGCTTCGACTCGTCGATGGGGAAGAGCTCGGAGCGCCCGAGCCCGTACACCTGACGGAACACGGTCGCGAGGCCCTGGCCGTAAGCGTCGCTCACGTACGCCACGGCGATGTTCCCGCCCGCCACGACGGGGTCCACGTCGATCACGTCGTTCGCCATCACGGCGCCCTGGCCCGTGTCGCTCGGGCAGGTGCGCCAGAAGAGCCCCGGCTCGCCCATCGCGAGGCGATCGTCGGTGTCGGTGAGCGCCGGGCTCGTCGACGAGGGCGAGATGATCACGGTGGGGTAGTTTTTCTCCTTGACGCGCGCGACGAGCCGGAGCGAGTCCGCGGAGGAGAGGGGGCCGACGATGTACGGGACGCCGAGCGTGCCCGCGAGGTAGTCGAGCGCGGCGTGGTTCAGCGCGTCACGCGCGGGGCCGGTCGCCGCGTTTTTTTCGCCGCCGTTGTCGCAGACGACCACGGCCATCCGCTGCCCGCGGTTGAGTTTGTCGCTGCCGTTGATCTCGCGCACGGCGACGCGGACCGACTGCGTGAGGATCTCGTCCTTCGTCTCGGCGAGCGAGAAGATGCTGCCGATGACGAGCGGAGCGTCGGGGCCGGCGAGGGGCAGCTCCGCGAGCTCCGCCGGTTCGAAGATCGTGCTGCATTGCGGGTGCTTCGGGAACGTGGAGACGCAGACCCCGTCGACGCAGGCGCCCCCGCCGCCGATCTTGCGGCAATCGTGGCCCGTGGAGCACGCGGGAGGATCGGTGCAGTACCCCTCGACGCACATGCTGTTCGGGCCAATCGTGACGACACACTCGTCGTTGCTCTTGCAGTCGTCACGCTCGACGTTGCCGAACGAGCACGCGCCCGAGCCGACGAGGGTCCCGCCGGCCACGAGCAAACCAAGGAGGATTCCGGTTCCCCGGAGGAGTCGCGCAAGCATGGGAGGGCCGGATCGTACCCCAGAAGCCGGCCGAGCGGGGCGGTCCTAATGCAGGACGGCGTCCTCGCCCTCGTGCATCTCGATGGCGGCGGCGCCCGGCAGGCGGCGCAGGGCGATGATCTCGCCGGGGGCGCAGCCGAGGGCCACGTCGGGGGAGCTCGACGTGAGGATCCACTGCACACGCGGCAAGGCGCGGCGCAGGCGCGGGACGAGGGTGCGCAGGCGATGGGCGGGCTGCTCGATCTCGACGTCGTCGATGAGCACGACGCCCTCGGCCTCGCGGGGGTCGCGGTCGGGGAACGCGGCGGCCAGCGACCGGACGGCGTGCGCGCCGAAGGCGACGAGGTGGCGCAAGCTCCGGGGCAGGTCGTCGAACTCGACGAGGCGATCGTCCACGTCGCGGAAGACAGGCTCGAGCCGCACGGGATCCACGCCGACGAAGGTCACGCCGTCCTCATCGAGGAGCGCGCCGAGTACGCCGACGAGGGCCGTCTCCAGCCGGCAAGCCGACGCCGGCGCGTCGTCCGACCTGCGGGAGAGGGCGGCCGTGATGCAAGCGAAGGAGAGGACCTGCTTGGTCTCGCGGGCGATGTCGGTGCGGCTCGCGTCGTCGAAGCTCGCGGAGGCGCGGACGTCGTACCGGAGCAAAGTGCGCTCGGGCGTCGTGAGCAGGACGGGCGTGCGCGAGAACCAGCGGGCGCCCGAGAGGGAGACCAGGACGAACCCACGCTCGCCGGCGCGGCGATCGAAGAGGGCCTGCTCGCGGCGGCGGAGAAGGGCCTCGTCGTCACGCTCGTCGAGGCGCGCGTTGGGGCTCGCGACGCAGAGCGGGTGCGGGCGGGCAGGGTCGTCGTCGCCGAGCAGCCACTCGGCCACGACGAAAGGAGGCGCCTCGAGGCGCGGGTCGGGGCGGAGGGCGCCGGAGAGCGACGCCGGCGCGCCGGGGGCCCGCGCGCTCACGAGCTGCGCGACGGCGTGGCCCGGGCGGGTCGTCGCGATGGCGGAGAGCACCGCCGTCTTGCCCACGCCCTCGCCGCCGAAGATCACGCAGAGGCGCCGGGGCGAGCCGTCCGCTTCGCAGAGGGGCAGCGTGATGTCGCCGAAGGGGCCGAGGCCGACGAGGCGGATACGAGCAAGCAGCACGGTGGCGTCGGTTCTACCACAACGACGCGGCCGAGGCGCGGCGCGCGCGGCCTTTCATGCAGGACGCATCCACGCGTGCGCGACGGATGAAGGCTTGCTCGCCGCGCGGATCAGAAATGGCCAAACGCCGAAGCGCCGACGCCGGAGGGGCCGATCCACGGGACGAACCCGGCCTTCGGCGCGGCCTCGCCCTTCTTCGGCGCCGTCACGATCCCGTAGATGGCCGCGCCGATCCCCGCGGCGCCGACGACGCTGCCGGCCACGGTGAGCCCGAGCGTGCGGTTCCACCTCGCCTGCAGGGCTTGCGCTTCTTGTTGCGTGTAGCTCTCGTTGCAGGCGTTGTTCGGGCAGTCGCGGCTCACGGTCTCCTGCGCGTCGGCGAAGCTGAGCCCGAAGCCCACGGCCACGCCGGCCCCGACGAGCCCGACGCCGCCCGCGATCCAGGCCCACACCGGGATCTGCCGGCCGCCGCCTTCGGTGCCTGCCGTCGAGGAGAGATCGTCCGGCTCGCCGAACGGATCCACGACGTCCGCGCCGTCCCCCGTCGCCGGGCGCAACGTGACGTCGACGGCGCGGGTTTGTCCTGCCGTGACGCTCACCTTTTGTTGCGCCTGACCGAAGCCCGGGGTCGAGACCATGACCGTGTGTTCGCCCGGGTTGACCTTGTAGGGCAACGAGATGGCCGCTTGTGGGATGGTCTCGGCGTCGACCTTGACGGTGATCTTGGCGCCCTCGGGCGGGCCGCTCACGTTGATCACGAGCGAGGGGATCTTCGGCTCGAGGGCCTTCGCGAGGGCCTCGGCCTCGGTCATGGCCGTGGCGAAGGCGTCGTTGCCGGCGGCGTTGTCGAAGCGCGTCACCTCGAGGGCGATCTCGCGCGCCTCGACGAGGCGGCCCATGGCCTCGTGCACCCGCGCGAGATCGAGCCCCGTCGAGGGCACGCCCATGATCGCGTGCGCGCCCTGGCAATCCTTGAGCGCCTCCGGGAGCTTGTTCGCGGCGAGCTTGGCCCGACAGTCGACGAGCAGCTGCCGCGCCGTCTGCTTGGCGGCGGCCGAGGGTTGTTTTCCCTGGGCGTTCGCCGCCCCGGAGAGGGAGAGGCCGAGCGCGACGATCGTCGCTGCGGCACCGAGTCGAGAGGGCGTTTGGCGCATGGAACCGTTGCTCAGAAGCCGATCGTGTCCTTGCCGCCCTTGCTGGGCGGCTTGATCGCCGCCTTCGGGGTCGTCGCGGGCGGAGGGGGAGAGGGCGGTGGGGGAGAGGCCTGGGCCTGTGCAGGCTTGTGGATCGGGGGTTTGTCCGCGGTCGCCGCCGTCGCTGTTGTCGCGGCGGTGGCGCTGACGCTCGGCGTGGGCGCCGGGGCGACGACGGGCGTGGGCGCGGGGGTCGGGGACGGCGCGGGCGCGGGCGTGGCCTCGGCGGGCGCGGCGGTGACGGTCGCGGTTTCGTCGCCCCCCGGGCCGACGGCGAGGACGATGCCGATCGCGCCCACGATCAGCACGACCACGCCGGCCGCGATGAGGGTGGATTTTTTGCTCCCGCCCGCGCGCGCGGCGGTCGTCGAGGTGCCGATCAGCGTCTGCGGCGCGCTCATGGGGCCTTGCGGCGCGCTCATCGGGGGCGCGAACGGCGAGGAGACGTAGCCGTGCGGGGAGCTCGGGGCGGGCGTGGGCCCGCCCATCGGCCCGCCGGAGAGCGGCGCGGGCGTCGGCTCGGGGTGCGAGTGCAGGAGCGGGCGGGGCAGGCTCGTGCCCGTCGTGGCATAGGACGAGGGCGCGCCGAGGATGGCCACCTCGAGCGCCTCGGCCATCTCCCTGGCTGCGCCGAACCGCTCGTTTGGATCACGCCGGAGCATCCGGTGGAACCACGCGTCGACGGCGGGCGGGACGCCGGGCCGGAGCGCGCTCGGGGGCTGGAAGGCGCCCATGTGGACGGCGACCGAGAGCGAGCCGACGGTCTCGCCGTGGAAGGGGACGCGGCCGGTGATCGCGTGGTAGGCGACGACGGCGATCGACCAGAGATCCGCGCGGTGATCGACGCGGCGGGCGCTGAGGAGCTGCTCGGGGCTCATGTAGAGCGGCGTGCCCATCATCGAGCCCGTGGTCGTCGCGCCGAGCGCGCTGTCCGGGCCCATCTTGGCGATGCCGAAGTCGAGCAGCTTGACGAAGGTCTCGCCGTCGATGTTGCAGAGGAAGATGTTGTCCGGCTTGATGTCGCGGTGGACGATGCCGAGCGCGTGGGCGCGCGAGAGCGCCTTCGACGCCTGCGTGACGACGAGCGCCACGTCCCGGAGCGGCAGCGGCCCTTCGCGGCGGATGCGGCGCTTCAGGTCCTCGCCTTCGAGCAGCTCCATCACGATGTACGGCGTGCCGTCGGCGGTGAAGCCGTGATCGAAGACCTGCGCGACGTGGGGGCTCTTGATCTGCGCCGCGGCCATCGCCTCGGTGCGGAACCTCTGCACGAGCGCCTCGTTCTCGACGTAGGCCGGCGACATGAACTTCACGGCGACCTGCGTGCCGAGCGCGAGGTGGTCGGCGACCCACACGCTGCCCATGCCTCCCTTGCCGAGGAGGCGCTGGAGCCGAAGCGTCGGCGTGATTTGCTGACCTTCCCGCATCCACCCGAGCCTTTCCGCGCGGCCGCCCCGGCCCCGGGAGGCGAGGGCGGCTCGGTCGGAACGTACACGATTTCGGGATGGGATCGTAGCTTCCTGCCAGAACCCGACGGCGCGGAGAGGCTGCTGCGTCAGCGCCCCTTTTCGCTGACCGGCCGCAGCGGCCCGGGTTCGCCCTCGGCGAGGGTCTCGCGCTCGCGCTCCTGCGTGAGGCCGCGGCTCGACGAAAGTTTCGTGTCCTCGTGAGGGTTCTCCGCGCGGACGACCGACTCCGCGTGAGCTCGTTCGGGCGCGGCCTCGCTGACCGGCTTCTGGCTGCCGGGGCGGCCCGTGGCGAGCGTGTGGCCCTCGCCGAGCGCGGGCTCGGGGGGCTTTCGCAGGTGCGCGGGAGGCGCGGGCAGCGGCGCGCGGGGCGCGAGCAGGGCGGCGAGCTCGGGCCCGAGGTGGCGGCGCAGGCGGACGCGGGTGGTCTCGGGCAAGCGGTCGCCGAGGACGCCGAGGACGAGGCGGCTGTGCTCGATGGCGAAGCCGATGAGCGTGCCCTCGCGGTCGGCGACGCGGCGGTAGAGCGCGTCCTCGGCGAGGTTCCCGGCGTGTGGCCCCGCGAGGACCCAGGCGGCGAGCGGCGCGGGCAGCGCGTGCGCGAGGGCGCGGGCCTCGTCCAGCACGAGCGCCTCGGCGAACGCCGCGAGGACCACCTCCACGATCCTCCGCGCGCTCGCAGCATCCCCGAGGCCTCCGCGCCACGCGACCTCGTCCAGGAACGTCGCTTCATCCATGCCCGCGCCTCCGCGCGTGGCGCATGCGAGGCCCGCGCCACGCGCGTGTGGCGCTAGCCCATCAGGATCTGCCGCGCGAACTCGACCATCGACACCGCCGCGCTGAAGAACAGGCTCGCGCGCGCGGCGCGGGGGACCACGCCGGGCCGCGCCCAGAAGGGCAGCGGCGCGGGGAGGGCCTCGAAGTGCTCGCCCCAGAGCACACGCGCCACGGGCGGCGCGCTCCGGTAGTTCACCTCGGACGCCTGCGGCGAAGCCTCACGTGTCGCGCGCACCGTCACGAGCACCGCGGGCGAACCGGCCGCGCGCGTGGCCTCTTCGAGGGAAGCGCGGCCTGGGCCCGTCAGCGTGAGCTCGGCGTGGAGCGCCTCCTCCGTGTCCTCCTGGATCCTCACGCCCCCCTCCGTCACCCCGACGATCCGCGCGCGGACGACCCCTGCGTCGCGCGCGCCCGACGTGATCGCGACGAGCGGCGCCGTGGCAGGCGCCTCCGCGAGCGCGGGTGGCGCCTTGGGCTTCACGCGGAGCGCGGCGGCGATCTGCAGCCCGCACATGAGCAGCGCGACGACCGCGCTCTCTCCGACGTTGACGTACGCGAACGCCTGCGCGCCGATCCCGTTCACCCCGGCGAACGTGAACAGCCCGAGCCCGTTGATCGCCGCGAGCGCGGCCGTGCCGATCACGTTCAACCCGAGCCCGAGCAGGATGCCCACGGCGTTGATGCCGATCGCGATGGGCCCGATGGCCACGCTCATGCCGATGGCCACGACGCCGACCGCGACGTTCCCGATCGCGATGAACCCGACCGCGACGTTGCCAAAAGCGACCAGCCGAGGGCGCGCGCCGTGCAAGGCGCCCAGCCGCGGATCGGGGACCATCGCGAGAGGCTAGGCGAGCGAGCGCCGGACCGTCAACGTATCCCCTCGACGCGGCGAAAAAGGAATCTCCAGAGCCCGAGATCCTCCTCGAACGCAGCCGTCCGCCCGCGGCCCCCTGCGCAATTGCCGCGCACCCCCCTGCGGATCCCGTGCCGCATGTGGAGCACGTGTCGCACGCCTGCGTACCGTCCGACGCACCTCTTGGCCGTGTCGCCCCCGCTCCGGGCCGCCGCGATGCGCGCGCGAGCCCCCCGTTTGGCCATCTTCTCGATCGAGTCCAGGTTCCCCCGTGTCGGGGCACCGCGAAAAACCATTTGCGCGCGCCGCGTCATTTTGCGGCGAAATCGCGTCGAGGGTGTTTGTCCCCGCGCTCGGTACGAGGTTTGCCCTTGGCGCCGAGCATGCCCGCCCGTGTGATCCTCCGCCGACTCCTCACGTTACCGGTTCTCGCGACGCTCGCCCTCGGGACGTCCGGTTGTGCCCTCTTCGACCTGCTCGAGCCTGACACGACCCTCGCCGACCTCGCCCCGGCTCGCGCGCGTGTCGAGGTGGAGCTCGGCGACGAACCTCGTGTCTCGCTGGCGCTCGTGGCCAAGGAGGGCACGTGTGAGGCGATCACCGACGACGTCGAGGCCAGGGTCGACGATCGGCCGATGGATCTCTTCATCCGCGGGGGCGAGACGCCCACGAAGGACGGCTGGGTCTGCGGCGCGCCGACCTTCCGCAAGGCCCTCGCCGAGAAGGACCTCGGCGGCGCCTCCACGCGCTTCGAGGTCTCGGACGACACGGCCCGGATCACGCTCGCCTTCGACGGACTGCTCGCGGCGCGGACGATCACCCCGGACCACCCGCAGAGCAAGGTCGATCCCGGCGCCGAGCTCTCGCTCGCCTGGTCCGCGCCGGCCGACGAGCTCGAAGAGGAGAAGCTCCAGGTGACGTTCACCTACGACGACGAATCCCTCGAGCTCCCGGCCCCGCCGCAGGTGCGCCTCACCGACGGCGAGATCGTCGTGAAGATCCCCCAGGGATCACCGCCCGGCCCGGGGACGTTACGCGTGGAGGCCGAGGTCTCCGTGCCCGCCACGTCCTGCGAGGGCACGCCGAAGTGCGACGCCATCGTGAAAGCCTCGCCCGAGCTGGCGCTCGAGGTGACGGACACGACGGCGCCCTGAGAAGGGGGTTCTCGGACCCCCCTCAACCAGACGACGCCATCAAGGCCCGCAGGCGCGGGAACGCCGCCTGGATGTCGTCCATCGACACCGCGCCCACGCTCAGCCGGAACCAGCCGTTCTCCTCCCGCAGGCCAAACGCCTGGAACGGCACGATGGCCAGGCCTGCCTCCTCCAGCAGCACCTTGCGGATCTCGTCGTTCGTCTGGATCGAACGGCCCCGGATGGTCTTGCCGATCCAGTCGAAGCGCGCCGACAGGTAGATCGCTCCTTGTGGCGCGATGGCGTCGACGGGCAGCCCCTCGGCTTTCATCGCCGAGAAGCCGGCGAAGAGGGCGTCGAGCCGCTCCTTGACCTTCGCTTTTACGCCCGAGAGGAACGTGTGCATCACGTCGGGGGCGTCGAGCAGCGCGGCCGTCGCGACTTGCTCGGCCTTCGGCGCCCACGCGCCCACGTGCCCGAGGATGTCGGCCATGCGCCGCCGCACCGCGGGCGGCATGAAGCCCCAGCCGACGCGCATGCCCGTCGCGCAGAACGATTTTGACAACGCGTCGAGCAGCAGCGTGTACGGCGCGACCTCGGGCACGAGCGAGACGGGCGTCTCGTGCCGCGCCTCGCCGTGCGTGAGCATCCAGTAGACCTGGTCGTACACGAGGAACACGGGCCGCTGCCCCGCGGCGCGGCGCTTGTGGTTCTCCTCGAGCACGAGCTCGGCGATACGCCGCAGCTCGTTTCTGTCGATGACGGTGCCGGTCGGGTTCAGCGGGGAGTTGATGAGGAGGAGCCGGGCCGCGCCGATGTGAGGGCGGAAGTCGTCGGCGGTCGGGAAGAAGTTCGACGCGGCCGAGACGGGGATCTCGACGGCCTTCGCGCCTGACAGGTAGGCGTAGTGGTTGTTGTTCCAGGACGGCACGGGGTAGACGGCGACGTCGCCGGGATCGATGAGCGTGCGATAGGCGCCGTAGAGCAGCGGGCGGGCGCCGCCGGCGACGAGCACGGACTCGATGGGGTAGCGCAGGCCGAGCTCGCGCTCGTAGAAGCGGACGAGGGCCTCGCGCAGCACGAGCACGCCGTCGGACGGCGGGTAGTTCGTGTGGCCCTCGGCGAGCGCGGCGCGTGTGCCCTCGTTG includes these proteins:
- a CDS encoding serine/threonine-protein kinase translates to MREGQQITPTLRLQRLLGKGGMGSVWVADHLALGTQVAVKFMSPAYVENEALVQRFRTEAMAAAQIKSPHVAQVFDHGFTADGTPYIVMELLEGEDLKRRIRREGPLPLRDVALVVTQASKALSRAHALGIVHRDIKPDNIFLCNIDGETFVKLLDFGIAKMGPDSALGATTTGSMMGTPLYMSPEQLLSARRVDHRADLWSIAVVAYHAITGRVPFHGETVGSLSVAVHMGAFQPPSALRPGVPPAVDAWFHRMLRRDPNERFGAAREMAEALEVAILGAPSSYATTGTSLPRPLLHSHPEPTPAPLSGGPMGGPTPAPSSPHGYVSSPFAPPMSAPQGPMSAPQTLIGTSTTAARAGGSKKSTLIAAGVVVLIVGAIGIVLAVGPGGDETATVTAAPAEATPAPAPSPTPAPTPVVAPAPTPSVSATAATTATAATADKPPIHKPAQAQASPPPPSPPPPATTPKAAIKPPSKGGKDTIGF
- a CDS encoding PEGA domain-containing protein, which translates into the protein MRQTPSRLGAAATIVALGLSLSGAANAQGKQPSAAAKQTARQLLVDCRAKLAANKLPEALKDCQGAHAIMGVPSTGLDLARVHEAMGRLVEAREIALEVTRFDNAAGNDAFATAMTEAEALAKALEPKIPSLVINVSGPPEGAKITVKVDAETIPQAAISLPYKVNPGEHTVMVSTPGFGQAQQKVSVTAGQTRAVDVTLRPATGDGADVVDPFGEPDDLSSTAGTEGGGRQIPVWAWIAGGVGLVGAGVAVGFGLSFADAQETVSRDCPNNACNESYTQQEAQALQARWNRTLGLTVAGSVVGAAGIGAAIYGIVTAPKKGEAAPKAGFVPWIGPSGVGASAFGHF
- a CDS encoding DUF2267 domain-containing protein, which gives rise to MDEATFLDEVAWRGGLGDAASARRIVEVVLAAFAEALVLDEARALAHALPAPLAAWVLAGPHAGNLAEDALYRRVADREGTLIGFAIEHSRLVLGVLGDRLPETTRVRLRRHLGPELAALLAPRAPLPAPPAHLRKPPEPALGEGHTLATGRPGSQKPVSEAAPERAHAESVVRAENPHEDTKLSSSRGLTQERERETLAEGEPGPLRPVSEKGR
- a CDS encoding pyridoxal phosphate-dependent aminotransferase, which encodes MVTALEFPPLEVGDAGLSALARGVIGSEILKIAGEIRAMKAKGAQICNLTVGDFDPAYFPIPAELNEGTRAALAEGHTNYPPSDGVLVLREALVRFYERELGLRYPIESVLVAGGARPLLYGAYRTLIDPGDVAVYPVPSWNNNHYAYLSGAKAVEIPVSAASNFFPTADDFRPHIGAARLLLINSPLNPTGTVIDRNELRRIAELVLEENHKRRAAGQRPVFLVYDQVYWMLTHGEARHETPVSLVPEVAPYTLLLDALSKSFCATGMRVGWGFMPPAVRRRMADILGHVGAWAPKAEQVATAALLDAPDVMHTFLSGVKAKVKERLDALFAGFSAMKAEGLPVDAIAPQGAIYLSARFDWIGKTIRGRSIQTNDEIRKVLLEEAGLAIVPFQAFGLREENGWFRLSVGAVSMDDIQAAFPRLRALMASSG
- a CDS encoding ABC transporter substrate-binding protein, which produces MLARLLRGTGILLGLLVAGGTLVGSGACSFGNVERDDCKSNDECVVTIGPNSMCVEGYCTDPPACSTGHDCRKIGGGGACVDGVCVSTFPKHPQCSTIFEPAELAELPLAGPDAPLVIGSIFSLAETKDEILTQSVRVAVREINGSDKLNRGQRMAVVVCDNGGEKNAATGPARDALNHAALDYLAGTLGVPYIVGPLSSADSLRLVARVKEKNYPTVIISPSSTSPALTDTDDRLAMGEPGLFWRTCPSDTGQGAVMANDVIDVDPVVAGGNIAVAYVSDAYGQGLATVFRQVYGLGRSELFPIDESKLTDPGALAKLASDIDMYNPAGVLVITVRADPTIEILKAMVGKPVAARSFFFTDGAKDASSLLNPNLPAEVKQMIAGAKGTAPASPTGETYELFRANMDSQFQTDAADFSFTAQAYDATYVGAFGVIWASRDGTNYDGRQVAEGMGRLSTGDLVKITATEWPKGKNALAGGGSINIEGTSGPLTFDPATGEAPGRIEIWAVQNDTFVTSTVINPP